In one Plectropomus leopardus isolate mb unplaced genomic scaffold, YSFRI_Pleo_2.0 unplaced_scaffold4097, whole genome shotgun sequence genomic region, the following are encoded:
- the LOC121939092 gene encoding acyl-coenzyme A thioesterase 1-like — translation MWGGGGGLVEYRAALLASRGYVSMALEYIRPTELESLGMNYFETAFNIIRDHPQVHPDRVGIFGLSLGSIVTVALAAESSIIEPRCCVCVSGNHLYPRGKTLKELHHAMFIRDAHKLRVDENNCEIWRYMGLPVNADLSQTVDVSTFCTNNKFY, via the exons ATGTGGGGGGGCGGTGGAGGGCTGGTGGAGTACCGTGCGGCCCTGCTGGCGTCACGTGGTTATGTTTCTATGGCGCTGGAGTACATCAGGCCCACTGAGCTTGAGTCACTGGGAATGAACTATTTTGAG ACTGCGTTTAATATCATCAGGGACCATCCTCAAGTGCACCCGGACAGAGTTGGGATTTTCGGCCTTTCTCTCGGCTCGATCGTGACCGTCGCATTGGCGGCTGAGAGCAGCATCATCGAG CCtcgttgttgtgtttgtgtcagcgGTAACCACCTTTACCCACGCGGAAAAACGCTGAAAGAACTCCATCACGCCATGTTCATCAG GGACGCTCACAAGTTACGCGTGGACGAGAACAACTGTGAGATCTGGCGATACATGGGTCTGCCCGTCAACGCCGACCTCTCACAGACGGTGGACGTAAGCACATTTTGCACTAATaacaaattttattaa